In Leclercia sp. LSNIH1, the genomic stretch TCGCCTTCAATCACCAGACGACGCTGGAAGAAGAGCGTGTCGGGATCCTGCTTGCGTGCCGCGATCAACAGCAGATCGCTGGCGTCAGCGCTAAAGCTGACGTCCGCCTCGGCGGATTCGCGCACCACCAGCTGTTCATTTTCAACGGAGGTGTACCAGCGCAGACCAATATCCCGCACCTCGATACGTAACCAGCGCCCTTCAAGAAATTCCAGCTCGCCATCCGCCAGCGCCTGGCGGAATTGCCAGCTGAGCACCTGCTCCAGTACCTGGCGCTTCAGGGCAAAGGGCGCGAGCTTAACCGGCACGCTCAGCAGCGACGGGCCAAAT encodes the following:
- the ubiT gene encoding ubiquinone anaerobic biosynthesis accessory factor UbiT, encoding MLDKLRSRLVQFGPSLLSVPVKLAPFALKRQVLEQVLSWQFRQALADGELEFLEGRWLRIEVRDIGLRWYTSVENEQLVVRESAEADVSFSADASDLLLIAARKQDPDTLFFQRRLVIEGDTELGLYVKNLMDAIELEQMPKPLRVALLQLADFVEAGLKTPPESKHTSVGEPC